In the Chromobacterium sp. ATCC 53434 genome, CCGAGGCGGGACTTGGTCTCGGTGCCGTCGAGTTCGATCAGCGTCTTGTCGATGAAGGTCTGGTCGGAGGCGTCCAGGCCGATGATGGCCTCGCAGATTTCGGTGTTGATGTTGTCAACGGCCTTCAGCACGCCCTTGCCCAGGTAGCGGCTCTTGTCGCCGTCGCGCAGCTCCAGCGCCTCGCGGGTGCCGGTGGAGGCGCCGGACGGCACGGCGGCGCGGCCCATCACGCCGGATTCCAGCAATACGTCGGCTTCCACCGTCGGATTGCCGCGGGAGTCCAGGATTTCACGAGCGACTACGTCAACGATCGAACTCATTGTCTTTCCCTTCATAGCTTTCGGTTGAACTTGCAGAGGCGGTCCGCCGGGATGACCCGGCGGACTCTACCGGCTGTGTATTACAGCGAGTGCTCAGGCCATGGATTCTGCTTGACCAGCCCGTCCAGCGCCTTGAGCGTGGTCAGCAGCTCCTCGACGCGGCTCAACGGCCAGGCGTTGGCGCCGTCGCACGGGGCGCTGTCGGGGGCGGGGTGCGTCTCCAGGAAGATGCCCGCCACGCCGGCTGCCACGGCGGCGCGCGCCAGCACCGGCACGAATTGGCGCTGTTGGCCGCCGCTGTCGCTGCGGCCGCCGGGCAGCTCCACCGAGTGGGTGGCGTCGAACACCACCGGGCAGTCGGCTTCGCGCATGATGGCCAGCGCCCGCATATCGGATACCAGGTTGTTGTAGCCGAAGGTGACGCCGCGCTCGCAGGCGAGGAAGCTGTCCTCCTCCAGACCGGCTTCGCGGGCGGCCTGGCGCGCCTGGACGATGACCTGCCGCATTTCGCCGGGCGCCATGAACTGGCCCTTCTTGATGTTGACCGGCTTGCCGCATTGGGCGACCGCGCGGATGAAGTCGGCCTGGTGGGCCAGGAAGGCCGGCGTCTGCACGACGTCGACGACGCTGGCCACCTGCACCACCTCGTTCTCGGTGTGGACGTCGGTCAGCACCGGCACGCCGATCTGGCGCCTGACCTCGTCCAGGATGCGCAGTCCCTGGTCTATGCCGAAGCCGCGGAAGGCGCCGGCCGCCGGGCGGCTGGCCTTGTCGTAGCTCGACTTGTAGATGAAGGGAATGCCCAGTCCGGAGGCGATTTCCTGCAGCCGGCCGGCGGTGTCCAGCGCCATCTGCTCGCTTTCCACCACGCTGGGACCGGCGATCAGGAACAGGGGCCGGTCAAGGCCGACTTCAAACCCGCACAGTTTCATCGACTTCAGCTTCCCTGCTTGTCCGCCTGGTATGCCAGCGCCGCCTTGACGTAGGCGATGAACAGCGGGTGGCCATCGCGCGGGGTCGACGTGAATTCCGGATGGAACTGACAGGCGAAGAACCAGCGGTGGCCGGCCAGCTCGATGGTCTCGACCAGCTTCTCGTGGCCGGACGAACGGCCGCTGATGGTCAGGCCGGCCGCTTCCAGACGCGGGATGTAGTAGTTGTTGACTTCGTAGCGGTGGCGATGGCGCTCGACGATCTCGGCATTGCCGTAGACGCGCGCCGCCAGCGAGCCGGGAGCCAGATCGCATTGCTGGCCGCCCAGGCGCATCGTGCCGCCCAGATTGGAGTTCTCGTCGCGCTTCTCGATCTTGCCGTCGTGGTTGACCCACTCGTCGATCAGCGCCACCACCGGGAAGTTGGTGTCGAGGTCGAACTCGGTGGAGTTGGCGCCGGCCATGCCGGCCACGTCGCGCGCGTATTCGATCAGCGCGATCTGCATGCCCAGGCAGATGCCGAGGTAGGGGATGTTGTTGTCGCGGGCGAACTTGACCGCCTTGATCTTGCCCTCGACGCCGCGCTTGCCGAAGCCGCCCGGCACCAGGATGGCGTCCATGTCGCGCAGCGACTCGGCGCCGTCGCGGTCGATTTCTTCCGAGTCGACGTAGACGATGTTGACGTTGGTGCGGGTGTGGATGCCGGCGTGCTTCAGCGCCTCGGTCAGCGACTTGTACGATTCGGTCAGATCGACGTATTTGCCGACCATCGCGATATTGATGCTGTGGTCCGGATGCTGGATCGCGTCGATGATGCCGTTCCACACCGACAGGTCGGCCTTGGGCAGGTCGAGTTGCAGTTGCTCGGCGATGATCTCATCTATGCCCTGGGCATGCAGCATGCCCGGCACCTTGTAGATGGAGTCGGAATCGTAGCAGCCGATCACCGCGTTCTCTTCGACGTTGCAGAACAGCGCGATCTTGCGCTTCTCGTCTTCCGGCAGCTCGCGGTCCATCCGGCACAGCAGGATGTCCGGCTGGATGCCGATCTCGCGCAGTTCCTTGACCGAGTGCTGGGTCGGCTTGGTCTTGATCTCGCCGGCGGTGGCGATATAAGGCACGTAGGACAGGTGCACGTACAGCGTGTTCTTGCGGCCGTGGTTGGAGCGCATCTGACGGATGGCTTCCAGGAAGGGCAGCGACTCGATGTCGCCGACGGTGCCGCCGATCTCGACGATGGCGACATCGGCTTCGGCCGCGCCTTCGCTCATCTTCAGCTTGATTTCGTCGGTAATGTGCGGGATCACCTGCACGGTGCCGCCCAGGTAGTCGCCGCGACGTTCCTTGGTGATGACCGATTCGTACACCTGGCCGGTGGTGAAGTTGTTGCTCTTCTTCATCTTGGCGTGGATGAAGCGCTCGTAGTGGCCGAGGTCGAGGTCGGTCTCCGCGCCGTCTTCGGTGACGAACACTTCGCCGTGCTGGAACGGGCTCATCGTGCCCGGGTCGACGTTGATGTAGGGGTCGAGCTTCAGCATGGTGACTTTCAGCCCGCGGGATTCCAGGATTGCGGCGATCGACGCGGCGGCAATGCCCTTGCCCAGGGAGGACACCACGCCACCGGTTACGAAGATGTACTTGGTCATGAGATTACGGCTCTGTGGGAATCCGGGATTTTACCCTGAAATCGGCGGGAGTTGAATCACCTGATACCATCTTGTTGCAGGAAAGAATGCAACACTCTGCGATAAAGAGTGCCGATAGTGCTCGCGTCGTTGTGGCGAATCCGTTACAATGTTCGCCGACTGTTTCATTAGAGCGCGCCCGGCAGCTTTGGGTGCGTGTCCTGCTTGAATTTCTGGCTTTTTCTATGTTATAAAGCCAGCTTTTACCGGTTTTGGGAGTTTAACCATGGCGCGAGTTTGCAAAGTCACCGGCAAGCGTCCGATGACCGGGAACAATGTTTCCCACGCCAATAACAAGACGAAACGTCGTTTCCTGCCGAACCTGCAATACCGCAAGTTCTGGGTGGAAAGCGAAAACCGCTGGGTGCGCCTGCGCGTGTCCAACGCCGCACTGCGTACCATCGACAAGGTGGGCATCGATGTCGTGCTGGCTGATCTGCGCGCTCGCGGCGAGATCTAAGCGGTCAACCAGATAAAGCACTGAGGTATACATCATGCGCGATAAGATCAAGCTGGAATCCACTGCTGGTACCGGCCACTTCTACACCACCACCAAGAACAAGCGCACCATGCCGGAAAAAATGGAGATCAAGAAGTTCGATCCCGTTGTCCGCAAGCACGTTCTGTACAAGGAAACCAAGCTGAAATAAGCTGGTTGCCTGTGGTAGGAAGAGCCCTTCTCTGGTGCACGGAGAAGGGTTTTTTGTTTGGCCGGCGGTTTTCGCCGGCAAGTGCGCGAAGCAAAAGGCCAGTCACTCGACTGGCCTTTTGTTTTGCCGATGGCGGTTTCGTCAGTTTGCGGCCTGGCGGAACACCTTGTGCGCCAGCAGCAGGTCCTGCCAGGCCTTGGCCTTGTCCGGCTGATTGCGCAGCAGGTAGGCGGGGTGGTAGCTGACCACCAGCGGCACGCCCTGATAGCGGTGCACCTTGCCGCGCAGCCGGCCTATCGAATCCTCGGTTTCCAGCAGCGTCTGGGCGGCGAAGCGGCCCAGCGCGACGATCAGCGTCGGCTGGATATGGCGGATCTGCTGCAGCAGGTAGCCGTTGCAGGCGGCGATTTCGTCCGGGGCGGGATTGCGGTTGCCCGGCGGGCGGCATTTGAGGACGTTGGCGATATAGACGTCCTTCTCCCGGTCCAGTCCGGCGGCCTGCAACATATTGTCCAGCAACTGGCCGGCGCGGCCGACGAAGGGCAGGCCCTGCCTGTCCTCGTTCTCGCCGGGCGCTTCGCCTATCAGCATCCAGCGCGCCTGCGGATTGCCGCGGCCGAACACCGTCTGGGTGCGGGTTTCGCACAGCCGGCAATCCTGACAGCCGGCCACCTGGCTTTGCAGTTGCGGCCAGTCCAGCTGGGCGGACTCGACGCGGACCTCGGCGCGCAACGGCTCGGGCGCGAAGGCCGGTTCCGGCTGCGCCGTAGCAGCGGCCGCGATCTCGGCCGGAGGTGGGACGGCCGGCGCGGTTTCCCGTGGCATCGCCATTATCGCGTCGCCGGTGTGCGGCGGCTCGGGCTCGGCCGGCGCGGCGGCCATCGCCGCTTGTTCGGTACCGGCCTCTGGCGCGTGGCTCGGCAGCTGCGCCGGGTGTTGTTCGAACCAGCCGGCGCGCGGCCGCCAGGCCGGTCCCAGGCCCATTTCCTGTTGCAGCAGGTCGGCGCGGCTCATAGTGACGCCTCCATCAGGATCGCGTGTTCGCGGCCGTGGGCGGCCGGGTAATAGTTCTTGCGCAGGCCGCACTGGTGAAAGCCGCAGCGCTGGTACAGACGGCGCGCCGGCGTATTGCTTTCGCGCACCTCCAGGAACAGCCGGCGGCAGCAGTCGTCGCGCAGATCGCCGAGCACCGCCTGCAGCAGGGCGAGGCCATTGCCGCGGCCCTGGTATTCCTTGGCGATGACGATGTTGAGAACTTCCGCCTCGTCCAGCACGCGCATGATCAGCGCGAAGCCCAGCAGCGCGTCGGCGTCGTCGAACAGGCCGTAGCACGGATAGCCGGCGGCCAGGCTGTCGCGGTATTGTCCGACGCGCCAGCCATGCGGCGTGGCCTGCTGTTCCATGTCGGCCAGTAGTTGCGGATCGTCGGGCTGGAAGCGGCGGACGGCGCTCATCGGCTGCGGGCCTGCTGCTGCTCGACCGAGGTCAGCGCCACCTTGTTGCGCACATAGAGCAGTTCGGCCTCGCGCGGGTGGACGGCGGCGTAGCGGCCGCTTTCGGCCAGCCGGATATAGGCCGCGGCGTGCGGACGAGGGTGGGGCGACAGCGGCAGGCGTTCGCGGGCGTCGGCCAGCAGCTGCGGGTAGCTGTCGAAGCCATCGCCGGCCAGCATGGTGGCGCCTTCGGCCAGCGACAGGTCTTCCGGCGAGACGACGGCGATAGCACCCAGTCTCTGCCAGTCCGCGCCGGTGCGGTACAGCGCGCTGTAGACCTGTTTCATCCGGGCGTCGAAACAGACTTGCACCAGGCCGTCGCCGGCCTGCCAGGCCAGATTGTCCAGCGTCGGGATGGCGATGACGGGCAGGTCGGCGGAGTAGGCGAGGCCCTGGGCGACGCCGCAGGCGATGCGCAGCCCGGTGAACGAGCCCGGTCCCTGGCCGAAGGCGATGCCGTCCAGAGACGACAGCGAGACGCCGGCCTCGGCCAGCAGGCGCGACACTTCGGGCAGCGTGCGTTCCGCATGCTTCTGTTCCACGCACTGGTGGAAGACGAGCGTGTCGTCGCCGTGGCTCAGTGCCAGCGACAGATAGGTGGTGGAGGTGTCCAGGGCTAACAGTTTCATTGGGCTTGATGCAACCTTGCGAGGTTGGGAATTATAAGCCCAGTTCCTCTACCCAGGCGAGCGCCGATATGTGAGCCTGATTCAACTGTTCGCTGGACAGGCCGAGTTGCTGGCACAACTGCGGCACGCCGTCGAGCGAGCCGTCCTCGCAGGCGCGGGCCAGTTCCAGGTAATGGCTCATCTCGCCGCGCTGGTGAAGCAGCGCGTCGGTGATCGGCGCCGGCAGCTGCAGATGCTCGATGATCTTGTCCATGGTCATGTCGAACAGCACGTCCAGCAGGCTGAACAGGCCGACGATGAACAGATTGTCGTTGACGTCGTGGCGCTCTCCGAGCGCGACGCCCAGCAGCTCCATGAAGCGGCCGCGGGTGACGGCGGTCTTCTGCAGCGCCGGCGGCGCGTTGTTGTCGTCGGAGGCGGTGACCAGCAGCAGCGTCAGCCAGCGATACAGCTTCTGATAGCCCAGCACGGTGACGGCGTGGGAGAAGGAGCTGATCGTGGTGTTCAGACCGGCGGCGGCCGAGTTGACGTAGCGCAGCAGCTTGTACGACAGCGCCACGTCGCGTTTCAGCACCTGCTCGATGTCGCGGATGTCGGCATCCATGCGCAGCAGGTTCAGCAATTCCAGCGTGTTGTTGAAGGCCGGGTGTATCACCTTGGCCGCCAGCGTTTCCGGTTTGGCGAAGTAGTAGCCCTGGAAGCCGTCCATGCCCAACTCCTTGCACAGATGGAATTGGGCGTGGGTTTCCACCCGCTCGGCGATGCGGATCAGCGGATAGCTGCGCAGCCTGGCGGCCAGCATCTGGAAGCGGGTGGTGTCCTGATTCTGTATGTCCAGCTTGACGTAGTTGGCTAGCTCGAGAAAGGCGGCGGCCGGCGATTCGAAACTGAAGTCGTCCAGCGCGATGCCGAAGCCCATCGAACGCAGATGGCGGGCGCGGGACAGCAATTCGTTGCTGGGCACGATGCGGGGAGACAAGTCGAGGATGATGCGGCGCGGCGGCAACAGCTCGAGAAAGTCGCTGTTCAGCATCGTTTCGCCGACGTTGATGAAGGCGAGCTTGTTGCCGATCAGCCAGCTGGTGCCCATATTGTTCAGCGTGTTTACCAGCACGTCGGTGTCGGCTTGCAGCTCGGTGTGCTTGCCGACGCCGACGGCGTCGCTGCTGGGACGAAAAAGCAGCTCATAACCTATGAGCTGCTGATTGCGGTTCAGTACCGGCTGCCGGCCGATGAAGGCGGTGTTCGAGGTCATAACTGCACCGTAGTGATGATCAGGTGGCAATCACATCCGTTGTTCGTATCGCCGGGGCGTTGCTGTTTTCGCTGGAAGCGAGCAGATCTTCCATATCGAGCACCAGCACGACGGAGCCGTCGCCGGACAGCGTGGCGCCGGCGACGCCTTTCGGGCGGATGTTCTGCAACGGTTTGATCACCACGTCGTCGCGGCCGACGAAGGAGTCGATCGCCAGGATGAACGATTTTTCCGCCGACTGCATCAGCACGCCGAAATGCGGTTTCTGCGTCGGGGCCCAGCCCAACAGGCCGGCCAGGGTCTTCAGCGGCAGGATTTCGTCGCGCACGACGATGGTCGGCTTGCCGGAAACCTCCTGGATGGCGCTGTTGTCGATGGTGATGATCTCGCGAACCATCGCCAGCGGCACCGCGAACGGCTGGTTGCAGGCGCGAACCACCAGCACCGGAAGAATGGCGAGGGTCAGCGGCAGCGAGATGCTGATGCGGGTGCCTTCGCCGCCGACCGAATTGATGTCGATGCGGCCGTTCAGCTTCTGGATGTTGGTGCGGACCACGTCCATGCCGACGCCGCGGCCGGACACGCTGGAAATCTGGTCCTTGGTCGAGAAGCCGGGCAGGAAGATCAGCTGCAGGCACTGCTTCTCGTCCAGCGAGTTGGCGGTTTCCTGGTCGATCAGGCCCTTTTCGATGGCCTTGCGGCGCAGCGCGTCGGGATTCATGCCCTTGCCGTCGTCGGTGATCTCGATCAGGATGTGGTCGCCGACCTGTTCTGCGGTCAGCTGCACCAGCGCCTGAGGCTTCTTGCCGGCGGCGACGCGGTCTTCCGGCGACTCGATGCCGTGGTCGACGGCGTTGCGCACCAAGTGGACCAGCGGATCGTTCAGATCCTCGATCATGGTCTTGTCGAGTTCGGTTTCCTCGCCGGACAACACCAGTTCCACTTCCTTGCCCAGCTGGCGAGCCAGATCGCGCGCCAAGCGCGGATACTTCTGGAACAGGCGGCCGATAGGCTGCATGCGGGTCTTCATCACCGCGTTCTGCAGGTCGCTGACCAACAGGTCGAGCTGGCTGATCGCCTCGTCGAGCGAGCGCAGCGTGTTGGTGTCGCGGTTGCCTTGCAGGATCTCGGTACGCAGCGTGGTCAGGCGGTTCTTGGTCAGGCCGATTTCGCCGGACAGGTTCAACACCATGTCGAGACGCACGGTGTCGATGCGGATGGTGTTTTCCTGCGGGCCGCTGGCCGCCGGCGCGCCGCCGCCGGACGGTTTCGACGGCGCCGGTTTCGGCGCCGGGGGCTTGGCGGCGGGCGCCGCTACCGCGGTCGGAGCGGGGGCCGGAGCCGCTTGGGCTGCGGGGGCCGGCGCGGCGGCAGGCGCCGCTGCCGGCGCGACCGCCTGATACAGCTGGTTCCAGTCGGGGCCATTGCCTGCGGCGGCGGGGGCCGCTTCGGCCGCGGGAGCGGCAGGCGCCGCTGCCGGCGCGGCGGCGGGTTCGGCTACAAGCGGCTCGCCGGCCAGCGCGGCATCCAGCGCGGCCAGCACGCGGGCATCGGCATCGCCGGGCATCCGTCCCTGGCCCAGGGTGCCGAACATGTCGCGGACGATGCCGGTCGCGTCGAGAATGACGTCCATCACTTCCGACGTGATGTGCATTTCACCGTTGCGCAGCTTGTCGAACAGATTTTCGGTGCGGTGGCACAGATTGACCATGGGGATGACGTTGAGGAAGCCGGCGCCGCCCTTGATCGTATGGAAGCCGCGGAAGATGTCATTGAGCAGAGCCTTGTCTTCCGGGCGCTTTTCCAGCTCGACCAGCTTGTTGTCCACATCGGACAGGAGGTCGGTAGACTCCATCAGGAAGTCCCCCAGCAACTCTTCCATGCCGCCAAATTCGCTCATATCTCACCCCACGCGTTCTGCGTTGTATTGCTTGCGTTGCTTTAGAAGCCCAGGCTTTCCAGCAGGTCGTCCACTTGCTGCTGGCTGTTGACCACATCGGTCCGGCCTTCCGGATTGATGACCGGGCCGTTGAGCAGGCTGGTATTCAGCTCTCCCTTTTTCTCATCGGGGGAGAACTCGATCAGGAAACTGACCAACTCGGTTTCCAGAATCTTGACCATGCCCATCATTTTCTTGATCACTTGACCCGTCAGATCCTGGAAATCCTGGGCCATGACGATTTCAAGCAGCTGGGCATTGGTTGCCTGGGTTTGATTGGGCACGTCTTTCAAATACTGCTGGGTTTCCGCCGCCAGGTTTTTGAACTCTTCGATGCTCAGCAGATTGGCGAACAACTTTTCCCAGCGCTGGCTCAGCGCGATGGCCTGGCTTTCCAGATTGTCCTGGAACGGCTTGGCGATGTCGGTGGCGTTCAGCACCCGCTCGGCGGAGTTTTCGGTCAGCGTGGCGATATAGGCCAGCCTGTCCTTGGCGTCCGGAATGGTTTCAGCCACTTTTTCCAGCGACTTGTCGTAGCCCAGATCGCGCAGGGCGTCGTGCATCTTGCGGGTCATCTGTCCGATATGTTCATACATCGTCGAAGGACTGGTCTCGCTCGAGAACAATTTTGCGCCAGCCTCTTGGTCTGCGGAGGCGGCTGCGGCGGGCGGTTCGGGTTCGCTATTTTGCTGTTGGGCGATGCTGTTGAACAGCTCCTCCAGCTCCGGCGAGTCTCCGCTGTCCATAATATGGTCCGGCACGTTCAATCCTCCTCAATGCAAATGCGGGCAACCTTGCGCGATGCTCAGGCTGGCTTGTTCATGTTCTGGAAGATTTTGCTCATTTTCTCTTCCATGGTGGCAGCGGTGAACGGTTTCACGATGTAGCCGCTGGCACCCGCCATGGCCGCCTCGATGATGTTTTCTCTTTTGGCCTCGGCGGTGATCATCATGAACGGCAGATGCTTCAGCTGGGGATCCGCCCGCACTGCTTTGAGGAGCTCGATGCCCGTCATATTGGGCATGTTCCAGTCGGAGACGACGAAGTCGAAGCTTTGGGTTTTTAGCTTATGCAGCGCGACCTGGCCGTCTTCGGCCTCGTCGACGTTGGTAAAACCCAACTCTTTCAGCAGGTTGCGGACGATTCTGCGCATGGTGGAGAAGTCGTCCACGACCAGGAATCGCATATTCTTGTCTGACATCGAGGTATATCCTGAATTATCTATGTTCCATCAAGGCGCACATTGTAGCGACTACCTTTGCAGGAATGGAATCAAAGTTTCTGCCAGTACGCCCGGGTCGAACTTGGCAACGTAGGAATCCACCCCGACACTGGAGCCCATCGCGCGATTGGCGTTGGACGACAGCGACGAGTGCATGATCACCGGAATGCCCTTGAAGCGCTGATCGGATTTGATCAGCTTGGTCAGTACATAGCCGTCCATTTCCGGCATCTCGGCGTCGACCAAAATGATTTTCAGGTAGTCGTGCAGGCATTCTCCCTCGGCCCAATTCCGGCCGGCCAGCACCTGCAGCCTGTCCCAGGCCTCGCGGCCATTGGTCGCCTGCTGGAACTTGATGCCCATCTTTTCCAGCACGCCGGTGATTTCCTTGCGAGCCACCACCGAATCGTCGACGAAGAAAATGTACTGGTCGCTTTCCATCTGCGCGGTCGGCACGTCCGGCAGCCGCGGCTCGCCGACGACGCTGGCCAGGATCTGCTCGACGTCCAGGATGGAGACCAGTTTGCCGTTTTCCAGCTCGGTGACGGCGGTGATCAGGTTCTGGTTGGTGCCGGCCGCCGCCATGATGTTCTCGGGCGCGCGCACCTTGTCCCAGTCGACGCGGATGATGCGGTCCACCGAGTCCACCAGGAAGGCCTGGGTACTCTTGTTGAACTCGGTGACGATCATCGTGTCGAATTTGCTCTCGTTGTGATCATGGCCGATGAACTTGGCCAGCGAGATCACCGGAATGATGTTGCCGCGCAACGACAGCACGCCTTCGACGCCGAACGGCATATTGGGCGTCTTGGTGATGGCCGGCGTCTGCGAGACTTCACGCACCTTGAACACATTGATGCCGAATGTCTCACGCGTTCCCAGCGAGAACAGCAGAATCTCCATCTTGTTGGAGCCGGCAAGC is a window encoding:
- a CDS encoding CTP synthase; amino-acid sequence: MTKYIFVTGGVVSSLGKGIAAASIAAILESRGLKVTMLKLDPYINVDPGTMSPFQHGEVFVTEDGAETDLDLGHYERFIHAKMKKSNNFTTGQVYESVITKERRGDYLGGTVQVIPHITDEIKLKMSEGAAEADVAIVEIGGTVGDIESLPFLEAIRQMRSNHGRKNTLYVHLSYVPYIATAGEIKTKPTQHSVKELREIGIQPDILLCRMDRELPEDEKRKIALFCNVEENAVIGCYDSDSIYKVPGMLHAQGIDEIIAEQLQLDLPKADLSVWNGIIDAIQHPDHSINIAMVGKYVDLTESYKSLTEALKHAGIHTRTNVNIVYVDSEEIDRDGAESLRDMDAILVPGGFGKRGVEGKIKAVKFARDNNIPYLGICLGMQIALIEYARDVAGMAGANSTEFDLDTNFPVVALIDEWVNHDGKIEKRDENSNLGGTMRLGGQQCDLAPGSLAARVYGNAEIVERHRHRYEVNNYYIPRLEAAGLTISGRSSGHEKLVETIELAGHRWFFACQFHPEFTSTPRDGHPLFIAYVKAALAYQADKQGS
- the cheZ gene encoding protein phosphatase CheZ, which encodes MFSSETSPSTMYEHIGQMTRKMHDALRDLGYDKSLEKVAETIPDAKDRLAYIATLTENSAERVLNATDIAKPFQDNLESQAIALSQRWEKLFANLLSIEEFKNLAAETQQYLKDVPNQTQATNAQLLEIVMAQDFQDLTGQVIKKMMGMVKILETELVSFLIEFSPDEKKGELNTSLLNGPVINPEGRTDVVNSQQQVDDLLESLGF
- a CDS encoding chemotaxis protein, which encodes MPSTDASLLASVDARTKLAGSNKMEILLFSLGTRETFGINVFKVREVSQTPAITKTPNMPFGVEGVLSLRGNIIPVISLAKFIGHDHNESKFDTMIVTEFNKSTQAFLVDSVDRIIRVDWDKVRAPENIMAAAGTNQNLITAVTELENGKLVSILDVEQILASVVGEPRLPDVPTAQMESDQYIFFVDDSVVARKEITGVLEKMGIKFQQATNGREAWDRLQVLAGRNWAEGECLHDYLKIILVDAEMPEMDGYVLTKLIKSDQRFKGIPVIMHSSLSSNANRAMGSSVGVDSYVAKFDPGVLAETLIPFLQR
- the rpmB gene encoding 50S ribosomal protein L28, which produces MARVCKVTGKRPMTGNNVSHANNKTKRRFLPNLQYRKFWVESENRWVRLRVSNAALRTIDKVGIDVVLADLRARGEI
- the kdsA gene encoding 3-deoxy-8-phosphooctulonate synthase, whose translation is MKLCGFEVGLDRPLFLIAGPSVVESEQMALDTAGRLQEIASGLGIPFIYKSSYDKASRPAAGAFRGFGIDQGLRILDEVRRQIGVPVLTDVHTENEVVQVASVVDVVQTPAFLAHQADFIRAVAQCGKPVNIKKGQFMAPGEMRQVIVQARQAAREAGLEEDSFLACERGVTFGYNNLVSDMRALAIMREADCPVVFDATHSVELPGGRSDSGGQQRQFVPVLARAAVAAGVAGIFLETHPAPDSAPCDGANAWPLSRVEELLTTLKALDGLVKQNPWPEHSL
- the rimI gene encoding ribosomal protein S18-alanine N-acetyltransferase, whose product is MSAVRRFQPDDPQLLADMEQQATPHGWRVGQYRDSLAAGYPCYGLFDDADALLGFALIMRVLDEAEVLNIVIAKEYQGRGNGLALLQAVLGDLRDDCCRRLFLEVRESNTPARRLYQRCGFHQCGLRKNYYPAAHGREHAILMEASL
- the rpmG gene encoding 50S ribosomal protein L33; amino-acid sequence: MRDKIKLESTAGTGHFYTTTKNKRTMPEKMEIKKFDPVVRKHVLYKETKLK
- a CDS encoding uracil-DNA glycosylase family protein, which gives rise to MSRADLLQQEMGLGPAWRPRAGWFEQHPAQLPSHAPEAGTEQAAMAAAPAEPEPPHTGDAIMAMPRETAPAVPPPAEIAAAATAQPEPAFAPEPLRAEVRVESAQLDWPQLQSQVAGCQDCRLCETRTQTVFGRGNPQARWMLIGEAPGENEDRQGLPFVGRAGQLLDNMLQAAGLDREKDVYIANVLKCRPPGNRNPAPDEIAACNGYLLQQIRHIQPTLIVALGRFAAQTLLETEDSIGRLRGKVHRYQGVPLVVSYHPAYLLRNQPDKAKAWQDLLLAHKVFRQAAN
- the tsaB gene encoding tRNA (adenosine(37)-N6)-threonylcarbamoyltransferase complex dimerization subunit type 1 TsaB, whose product is MKLLALDTSTTYLSLALSHGDDTLVFHQCVEQKHAERTLPEVSRLLAEAGVSLSSLDGIAFGQGPGSFTGLRIACGVAQGLAYSADLPVIAIPTLDNLAWQAGDGLVQVCFDARMKQVYSALYRTGADWQRLGAIAVVSPEDLSLAEGATMLAGDGFDSYPQLLADARERLPLSPHPRPHAAAYIRLAESGRYAAVHPREAELLYVRNKVALTSVEQQQARSR
- a CDS encoding chemotaxis protein CheA; amino-acid sequence: MSEFGGMEELLGDFLMESTDLLSDVDNKLVELEKRPEDKALLNDIFRGFHTIKGGAGFLNVIPMVNLCHRTENLFDKLRNGEMHITSEVMDVILDATGIVRDMFGTLGQGRMPGDADARVLAALDAALAGEPLVAEPAAAPAAAPAAPAAEAAPAAAGNGPDWNQLYQAVAPAAAPAAAPAPAAQAAPAPAPTAVAAPAAKPPAPKPAPSKPSGGGAPAASGPQENTIRIDTVRLDMVLNLSGEIGLTKNRLTTLRTEILQGNRDTNTLRSLDEAISQLDLLVSDLQNAVMKTRMQPIGRLFQKYPRLARDLARQLGKEVELVLSGEETELDKTMIEDLNDPLVHLVRNAVDHGIESPEDRVAAGKKPQALVQLTAEQVGDHILIEITDDGKGMNPDALRRKAIEKGLIDQETANSLDEKQCLQLIFLPGFSTKDQISSVSGRGVGMDVVRTNIQKLNGRIDINSVGGEGTRISISLPLTLAILPVLVVRACNQPFAVPLAMVREIITIDNSAIQEVSGKPTIVVRDEILPLKTLAGLLGWAPTQKPHFGVLMQSAEKSFILAIDSFVGRDDVVIKPLQNIRPKGVAGATLSGDGSVVLVLDMEDLLASSENSNAPAIRTTDVIAT
- the cheY gene encoding chemotaxis response regulator CheY; this translates as MSDKNMRFLVVDDFSTMRRIVRNLLKELGFTNVDEAEDGQVALHKLKTQSFDFVVSDWNMPNMTGIELLKAVRADPQLKHLPFMMITAEAKRENIIEAAMAGASGYIVKPFTAATMEEKMSKIFQNMNKPA
- a CDS encoding EAL and HDOD domain-containing protein — protein: MTSNTAFIGRQPVLNRNQQLIGYELLFRPSSDAVGVGKHTELQADTDVLVNTLNNMGTSWLIGNKLAFINVGETMLNSDFLELLPPRRIILDLSPRIVPSNELLSRARHLRSMGFGIALDDFSFESPAAAFLELANYVKLDIQNQDTTRFQMLAARLRSYPLIRIAERVETHAQFHLCKELGMDGFQGYYFAKPETLAAKVIHPAFNNTLELLNLLRMDADIRDIEQVLKRDVALSYKLLRYVNSAAAGLNTTISSFSHAVTVLGYQKLYRWLTLLLVTASDDNNAPPALQKTAVTRGRFMELLGVALGERHDVNDNLFIVGLFSLLDVLFDMTMDKIIEHLQLPAPITDALLHQRGEMSHYLELARACEDGSLDGVPQLCQQLGLSSEQLNQAHISALAWVEELGL